From a region of the Panicum virgatum strain AP13 chromosome 2K, P.virgatum_v5, whole genome shotgun sequence genome:
- the LOC120676367 gene encoding transcription factor WRKY19-like codes for MARSMESGDGSNGGSGGLMVTELSHIKELVRQLEAHLGGSDEFCRHLTTEIFSLTERSIGIITAASSSSGLDARKREYAGLASPFPATPTSDVADGPFRSTKKRKVMEKRKQQVRVSSPRGGAGENPVDDGHSWRKYGQKEILGAKHPRGYYRCTHRHSQGCLATKQVQRTDEDPALFDVIYHGDHTCVQRPAVAAAPEHNPDANSFLQSLTAGLTVKTEGLPALAADPRGWSATAPFYLSTPTPASGCPATAERSPYSAPSTSENWGVSPATSDSNHVASYLPFEDAGWRGQNELQEVVSALVAASAPPAPAVDGLDELLDIDDVDIASFFA; via the exons ATGGCGAGGTCCATGGAGAGCGGCGACGGCAGCAATGGGGGCAGCGGCGGGCTGATGGTGACGGAGCTGAGCCACATCAAGGAGCTGGTGCGGCAGCTGGAGGCGCACCTCGGCGGCTCCGACGAGTTCTGCAGGCACCTCACCACGGAGATCTTCTCCCTCACCGAGCGCTCCATCGGCATcatcaccgccgcctcctcctcctccggcctcgACGCCCGGAAGCGGGAGTACGCCGGGCTCGCCTCGCCTTTCCCGGCCACGCCCACCAGCGACGTCGCCGACGGGCCTTTCAGGAGCACCAAGAAGAG GAAggtgatggagaagaggaagcaGCAGGTGCGCGTGAGctcgccccgcggcggcgccggcgagaacCCGGTGGACGACGGCCACAGCTGGCGGAAGTACGGCCAGAAGGAGATTCTTGGAGCCAAGCACCCAAG GGGCTACTACCGCTGCACGCACCGCCACTCCCAGGGATGCTTGGCGACGAAGCAGGTGCAGCGCACCGACGAGGACCCGGCGCTCTTCGACGTCATCTACCACGGCGACCACACCTGCGTTCagaggccggcggtggcggcggcgccggagcacaACCCGGACGCGAACAGCTTCCTGCAGAGCCTGACTGCAGGCCTCACGGTGAAGACCGAGGGGCTGCCGGCCCTGGCCGCGGACCCGCGGGGCTGGAGCGCCACCGCGCCGTTCTACTTGTccacgccgacgccggcgagcgggtgCCCGGCGACGGCCGAGCGCAGCCCGTACTCCGCGCCGTCGACGTCGGAGAACTGGGGCGTGTCGCCGGCGACCTCGGACTCGAACCACGTCGCCTCCTACCTGCCATTCGAGGACGCCGGGTGGCGGGGCCAGAACGAGCTCCAGGAGGTGGTGTCCGCACTCGTGGCCGCCAGCGCACCCCCGGCGCCCGCCGTGGACGGCCTCGACGAGCTCCTCGATATCGACGACGTGGACATCGCGAGCTTCTTTGCATGA
- the LOC120676385 gene encoding cytochrome B5-like protein isoform X1, giving the protein MEILIYVSFVVLLGLGALFVVPRSNSNGKSKGDAAHLAGSGKTSRSYTMKEVSTHNTRKDCWIIIKDKVYDVTAYAEEHPGGDAILNNAGGDSTEGFFGPQHGTRVFDIIEDFCIGRLKD; this is encoded by the exons ATGGAAATTCTGATCTATGTCTCATTTGTTGTGCTCCTTGGACTAGGAGCCCTGTTTGTTGTCCCACGGTCTAACAGCAACGGTAAAA GTAAAGGAGATGCAGCGCATCTAGCAGGCAGTGGAAAG ACATCTAGAAGCTATACAATGAAAGAGGTTTCCACCCACAATACAAGGAAGGATTGTTGGATAATAATCAAAGATAAG GTTTACGATGTCACTGCATACGCGGAGGAACACCCAGGTGGTGATGCCATCCTAAACAATGCTGGTGGTGATTCAACAGAGGGGTTTTTTGG CCCGCAACATGGCACGAGAGTATTCGACATCATCGAAGATTTCTGCATCGGCAGATTGAAGGACTGA
- the LOC120676385 gene encoding cytochrome B5-like protein isoform X2 yields MEILIYVSFVVLLGLGALFVVPRSNSNGKGDAAHLAGSGKTSRSYTMKEVSTHNTRKDCWIIIKDKVYDVTAYAEEHPGGDAILNNAGGDSTEGFFGPQHGTRVFDIIEDFCIGRLKD; encoded by the exons ATGGAAATTCTGATCTATGTCTCATTTGTTGTGCTCCTTGGACTAGGAGCCCTGTTTGTTGTCCCACGGTCTAACAGCAACG GTAAAGGAGATGCAGCGCATCTAGCAGGCAGTGGAAAG ACATCTAGAAGCTATACAATGAAAGAGGTTTCCACCCACAATACAAGGAAGGATTGTTGGATAATAATCAAAGATAAG GTTTACGATGTCACTGCATACGCGGAGGAACACCCAGGTGGTGATGCCATCCTAAACAATGCTGGTGGTGATTCAACAGAGGGGTTTTTTGG CCCGCAACATGGCACGAGAGTATTCGACATCATCGAAGATTTCTGCATCGGCAGATTGAAGGACTGA
- the LOC120695297 gene encoding transcription factor WRKY19-like yields MLHLGGSQAQERCRLLASQISSLTERSIALITSYCSLDDGGRKRPAAAPSPLSAASDAPFKPTKKRRTTERVKRQVRVSSAAGGDVPADDGHSWRKYGQKEILGAKHPRGYYRCTHRHTQGCAATKQVQRADGDPALFNVVYISAHTCVQSGSAAAAAGQAAAAAQAPEHTPGAHTLLHSLTVKTEGLAAAPEEAPQGWAATAPFCLSPTAASGWCPAPERSPFSAPSTSENWGASPATSDSNQHASFPPFELVAGDVQFEFGEVVSALVGVPGEFHDDFDISSFFA; encoded by the exons atgttacacctGGGCGGCTCGCAGGCGCAGGAGCGGTGCAGGCTCCTGGCCTCGCAGATCTCCTCCCTCACCGAGCGCTCCATCGCCCTCATCACCTCCTACTGCAGCCTCGACGACGGCGGCCGGaagcgcccggcggcggcgccaagccCGCTCAGCGCCGCCTCCGACGCGCCCTTCAAGCCCACCAAGAAGAG GAGGACGACGGAGAGGGTGAAGCGTCAGGTGAGGGTGAGCTCGGCCGCTGGCGGCGACGTCCCAGCCGACGACGGCCACAGCTGGAGGAAGTACGGCCAGAAGGAGATCCTTGGAGCCAAGCACCCAAG GGGCTACTACCGCTGCACGCACCGCCACACCCAGGGGTGCGCGGCGACGAAGCAGGTGCAGCGCGCCGACGGGGACCCGGCGCTCTTCAACGTCGTCTACATCAGCGCGCACACCTGCGTCCAgagcgggtcggcggcggcggcggcaggccaggccgccgcggccgcgcaggcGCCGGAGCACACCCCGGGCGCCCACACCCTGCTGCACAGCCTGACGGTGAAGACCGAGGGGCTGGccgcggcgccggaggaggcgcCGCAGGGCTgggccgccaccgcgccctTCTGCCTCtccccgacggcggcgagcgggtggTGCCCGGCGCCGGAGCGCAGCCCGTTCTCCGCGCCGTCGACGTCCGAGAACTGgggcgcgtcgccggcgacctcggACTCCAACCAGCACGCCTCGTTCCCACCCTtcgagctcgtcgccggcgacgtgcaGTTCGAGTTCGGCGAGGTGGTGTCCGCGCTCGTCGGCGTCCCCGGCGAGTTCCACGACGACTTCGACATCTCGAGCTTCTTCGCGTGA